The Maritimibacter sp. DP1N21-5 DNA window GGTCATGAACCGCGTGACGCCAAGCTTGTCGGCCATCTCGCGGTCTTTTTTCTGGCCGCGCGCGGTGAGCATCAGGACCGGCAGATCCTCGGTCGTGGGATCGGCGCGCAGGTCCTGCAGGATGTCGTAGCCCGACTTTCCGGGCAGCATGACGTCGAGTATCAGGGCGTCCGGCGCATGGCGACGGATCGCGTCGAGCGCGGTTTCGCCATTCGCATGGGTGGCGACGGACCAGCCGTCGCGGCTCAGGATAAAGGAAATCGCCTCGATGATATTCGGCTCGTCCTCGATCAGCAGCACCTGTCTTGCCATGAACTCCCCCGGGGCCTTCCTCCCTCGGCCCTTTATGCGTTTATCCTCGCAAAGCCGTGATCTGTCAAAGGCCTGCGTCGGATTTTGGCCTGAACCGTTAGTCCCCTTGGTCAGTCGGCGGGGTTGTGCGGGGTCTCATGTGTCCGATTTTGCTCGTCCGGAGGAAACGTGGCGCCGAACATGCTTTTCCCTGCCAGCGATTTGGCTAGAGTGCGCCCCATGGCCGACCCAATGG harbors:
- a CDS encoding response regulator transcription factor, with protein sequence MARQVLLIEDEPNIIEAISFILSRDGWSVATHANGETALDAIRRHAPDALILDVMLPGKSGYDILQDLRADPTTEDLPVLMLTARGQKKDREMADKLGVTRFMTKPFSNAEVLAVLRDMAPDAG